In Caballeronia sp. Lep1P3, a single genomic region encodes these proteins:
- a CDS encoding LysR substrate-binding domain-containing protein, whose protein sequence is MLDLGQVRCFVAAATELNFRRAAALLNMTQPPLSRQIHLLEENLGVKLFERIGRTVKLTTEGHVFLADAARLLSLSEQAESAVRRASKGKTGRVRVGFTGAAGYELIPELLVAARRELPDIDVVLLELISVAQIEAFAANAIDLGFLRPLPSRQKLEFQLVDKEPMIVALPAGHALCRFEQIELKQLDHQPFIMHSPTHGKYFYDRIMGMLAADEVNPHFTQYIDQTPTILSLVRAGLGLGILPASSRRFHYDNVEFRLIANNTVQAEMSMAWRTDQDNPAVTAFRLMAAEHFASKSRA, encoded by the coding sequence ATGCTCGACCTCGGACAAGTGCGTTGCTTCGTCGCCGCCGCGACCGAACTGAATTTCAGGCGCGCAGCCGCGCTGCTCAACATGACGCAGCCGCCGCTTAGCCGGCAAATTCATCTGCTCGAAGAAAACCTTGGCGTGAAGCTCTTCGAGCGCATTGGACGCACGGTCAAACTCACGACGGAAGGGCACGTTTTTCTCGCCGATGCCGCGCGTCTCTTGAGCCTTTCCGAACAGGCGGAAAGCGCCGTGCGACGCGCAAGCAAAGGGAAAACGGGCCGCGTGCGCGTAGGCTTCACGGGCGCGGCCGGCTATGAACTGATTCCGGAACTGCTGGTCGCGGCGAGGCGTGAATTGCCGGACATCGATGTCGTCTTGCTAGAGCTGATTTCGGTCGCGCAGATCGAGGCCTTTGCAGCGAATGCCATCGACCTTGGGTTTCTGAGGCCCTTGCCATCGAGACAAAAGCTCGAATTTCAGCTTGTCGACAAGGAACCGATGATCGTCGCTTTGCCAGCGGGACATGCGTTGTGCCGCTTCGAGCAGATCGAACTCAAGCAACTCGATCATCAGCCGTTCATCATGCATTCGCCCACGCACGGAAAGTATTTCTATGACCGCATCATGGGCATGCTCGCGGCGGACGAAGTGAATCCGCATTTCACGCAATACATCGACCAGACGCCGACCATTCTCTCGCTGGTGCGTGCGGGGCTTGGCCTCGGGATTCTGCCCGCATCGTCGCGACGTTTTCACTACGACAACGTCGAATTCCGCCTGATTGCAAACAACACCGTGCAGGCGGAAATGAGCATGGCGTGGCGCACCGATCAGGATAACCCCGCCGTCACGGCTTTCAGGCTCATGGCGGCAGAGCACTTCGCAAGCAAATCGCGCGCGTAA
- a CDS encoding MFS transporter — MNNAEGVVSSAQAEPLAGKRTGHRWVVMGLIFCIWAIACADRANFGIALPYLKKEYHITNTEAGLIVSLFSFAYGFVQIPVGLLYKRLSEKTTGLLFSVFMVLTSVFTGLMGTTSSVFLLQAYRVGLGLSEGPLGIGCTNIINRWFPAKEKGTATGLWIAASKLGPLIVPSVCILVIQLWGWREIFYVFAVPGIVLAFVWMFLVTNSPGENRFCSPEERRYILDEAPAASGDAKHARRGHMAPMPWLDAINRTKRVPQLETVGQVFRSWNIFGVALGYGCMIGISNIFISWIPTYLVTVKGFASVKMGFLASAPFIGAVAGNMLGGIISDRWLGGRRKPMMMLGALGTMLMMFALIDAPDSVGYLGAALIMAGLMLGIGFAGYSAYPMGLATKATYPTAFGIVNSLGQIGGACAPLAVGLLLDRYSWTSVFLYMLGTSLLCLLLLLSIVEPVAGENANKRA, encoded by the coding sequence ATGAATAACGCCGAGGGCGTCGTCTCGTCCGCGCAGGCCGAGCCTCTTGCGGGCAAGCGGACGGGGCATCGCTGGGTCGTCATGGGCCTGATTTTCTGCATCTGGGCGATCGCTTGCGCCGACCGCGCGAATTTCGGCATCGCCCTGCCGTACCTCAAGAAGGAATACCACATCACGAATACAGAGGCCGGCCTGATCGTCAGTCTCTTTTCCTTTGCTTATGGCTTCGTGCAGATTCCCGTTGGCCTGCTTTACAAGCGGCTTAGCGAAAAGACCACCGGCTTACTCTTCTCTGTGTTCATGGTGCTGACCTCGGTCTTTACCGGACTCATGGGCACGACGTCGTCGGTATTTCTGCTGCAGGCGTATCGCGTCGGACTCGGCTTGTCGGAAGGGCCGCTTGGCATTGGCTGCACGAACATCATCAATCGCTGGTTTCCCGCCAAGGAGAAAGGCACGGCGACAGGCCTATGGATCGCCGCGTCCAAGCTCGGCCCGTTGATCGTGCCTTCGGTTTGCATACTCGTGATTCAACTGTGGGGCTGGCGCGAAATCTTCTATGTGTTCGCGGTTCCCGGCATCGTGCTGGCGTTCGTGTGGATGTTCCTCGTCACCAATTCGCCAGGCGAAAACCGCTTCTGCTCGCCCGAGGAACGTCGCTACATTCTCGACGAAGCGCCCGCCGCCAGCGGTGATGCAAAGCATGCGCGGCGCGGCCATATGGCGCCGATGCCCTGGCTCGATGCAATTAATCGCACGAAGCGCGTGCCTCAACTGGAAACGGTGGGACAGGTGTTCCGCTCGTGGAATATCTTCGGCGTCGCGCTCGGCTATGGCTGCATGATCGGCATCAGCAACATCTTCATCTCGTGGATTCCCACGTATCTCGTGACCGTCAAAGGCTTTGCTTCGGTGAAGATGGGCTTTCTCGCGTCGGCGCCTTTTATCGGCGCCGTAGCGGGCAATATGCTCGGCGGCATCATTTCGGACCGTTGGCTCGGCGGCCGTCGCAAGCCGATGATGATGCTCGGCGCACTCGGCACCATGCTCATGATGTTCGCGCTGATCGACGCGCCCGATAGCGTCGGGTATCTGGGCGCCGCGCTGATCATGGCGGGTCTCATGCTCGGCATCGGCTTTGCGGGCTATTCCGCGTATCCGATGGGCCTTGCCACCAAAGCCACGTATCCGACGGCATTCGGCATCGTCAATTCGCTCGGACAGATCGGCGGTGCATGCGCCCCGCTTGCCGTCGGCCTGCTGCTCGACCGCTATAGCTGGACGAGCGTGTTCCTCTACATGCTCGGCACCTCGCTGCTGTGTTTGCTCCTGTTGTTGAGCATCGTCGAACCGGTTGCCGGCGAGAACGCGAACAAGAGGGCATAA
- a CDS encoding VOC family protein, whose translation MQVQPYLFFEGRCEEAVAFYREHLGAQVVMTMRFRDNRDAGKGGDAPEGCSLPAGCEDKIMHTAFTVGDSMLMASDGMCSGKSNFQGISLSLTASDEQQAEKYFDALGNGGQVQMPMTQTFFAKRFGMVQDRFGVSWMVLGGVQNKPA comes from the coding sequence ATGCAAGTCCAACCGTATCTGTTTTTCGAGGGCCGTTGCGAAGAAGCGGTCGCGTTCTACCGCGAGCATCTCGGCGCGCAAGTCGTCATGACGATGCGCTTCAGGGACAACCGGGACGCGGGCAAAGGCGGCGATGCGCCCGAAGGATGCAGCCTGCCCGCAGGCTGCGAAGACAAGATCATGCATACGGCGTTCACCGTCGGCGACTCGATGCTGATGGCATCGGACGGCATGTGCAGCGGCAAGTCCAATTTCCAGGGCATTTCGCTCTCGCTCACGGCAAGCGACGAACAGCAGGCGGAGAAGTATTTCGACGCACTCGGCAACGGCGGCCAGGTGCAGATGCCGATGACGCAGACGTTCTTCGCGAAGCGCTTCGGCATGGTGCAGGACAGATTCGGCGTCTCGTGGATGGTGCTCGGCGGCGTGCAGAACAAACCTGCCTGA
- a CDS encoding ABC transporter permease produces MLANLLVQLVNGLADACALFLVASGLSLIFGVTRIVNFAHGSLYMLGVYVAYSLTSRFGASALGFGACVVASAVIVGAFGALIELSVLRRIYRAPELFHLLATFALVLIIRDGALYLWGPEDLFAPRAPHLAGAVQLLGHALPTYNLVLIAAGPLVLAALWHALTRTRWGTLVRAASADREMLGALGVNQKWLFTGVFFVGACLAGLGGALQAPRMPASLSLDIDTIGNAFVVVVVGGMGSIPGAFVAALLIAEIKALCIGIGNISILGFDLSLTKFTLVAEFVVMAVVLVLRPWGLFGRPQTVARSAAPADRPLVRATRRTKTAFAAIVLLLALAPLFASTFPYMPVIFVEIMIAVLFAASLHFIMGPGGMHSFGHAAYFGLGAYGSALFLKALALPMEAALVLGPLVAGIGAMVFGWFCVRLSGVYLAMLTLAFAQIVWSVVYQWDTVTGGSNGMLGMWPSPWLSSPIAFYYLTLVAAIAGVWLLRRMLFSPLGLAMRAGRDSPLRAEAIGIGVARVQWIAFIAASLVCGLAGSLYAFSKGNISPDVISVGRSVDGLVMVLLGGIQTLAGPVVGAAVFTWLQDTVARQTDYWQALLGASILLLVMAFPQGIAGFVRDRFAEAR; encoded by the coding sequence ATGCTCGCCAACCTGCTCGTTCAACTTGTCAACGGTCTAGCCGATGCCTGCGCGCTCTTTCTCGTCGCATCGGGACTGTCGCTCATCTTTGGCGTCACGCGCATCGTCAACTTCGCGCACGGTTCGCTCTACATGCTCGGCGTGTATGTCGCCTATAGCCTGACGAGCCGCTTCGGTGCGAGCGCCCTGGGTTTCGGTGCATGCGTCGTCGCGTCGGCGGTGATAGTGGGCGCTTTCGGGGCGCTCATCGAACTGAGCGTGCTAAGACGCATCTATCGCGCGCCGGAACTCTTTCATCTTCTCGCGACGTTCGCGCTCGTTCTTATCATCCGCGACGGCGCGCTCTATCTATGGGGACCGGAAGATTTGTTCGCGCCGCGCGCACCGCATCTCGCGGGCGCGGTGCAACTGCTCGGGCATGCCTTGCCGACGTACAACCTCGTACTGATCGCTGCCGGGCCGCTCGTGCTTGCGGCGCTCTGGCATGCCCTCACGCGCACGCGTTGGGGCACGCTCGTGCGCGCGGCGAGCGCAGATCGCGAAATGCTCGGTGCGCTTGGTGTCAATCAGAAGTGGCTTTTTACCGGGGTATTCTTTGTCGGTGCATGTCTTGCCGGCCTGGGCGGTGCGTTGCAAGCGCCGCGCATGCCCGCGAGTCTGTCGCTGGATATCGACACTATCGGCAATGCGTTCGTGGTCGTCGTGGTCGGCGGCATGGGGTCGATACCGGGCGCGTTCGTCGCCGCATTGTTGATTGCAGAGATCAAGGCGCTGTGCATCGGTATCGGGAACATATCGATCCTGGGCTTCGATCTATCGCTGACGAAATTCACGCTCGTCGCGGAGTTCGTCGTCATGGCAGTGGTGCTCGTGCTGCGTCCGTGGGGGCTCTTTGGCCGTCCTCAAACCGTCGCGCGTTCCGCTGCGCCTGCGGACAGGCCGCTCGTTCGCGCAACGCGCCGCACGAAAACGGCCTTCGCTGCAATCGTGCTGCTGCTCGCGCTTGCGCCGCTTTTCGCAAGCACTTTTCCCTATATGCCGGTGATTTTCGTCGAGATCATGATTGCCGTGCTGTTTGCCGCAAGCCTGCATTTCATCATGGGACCGGGCGGCATGCATTCGTTTGGACACGCCGCTTACTTCGGGCTTGGCGCATACGGCTCGGCGCTCTTTCTCAAGGCGCTTGCCTTGCCGATGGAAGCGGCGCTCGTGCTGGGACCGCTCGTCGCGGGAATCGGCGCGATGGTCTTCGGCTGGTTCTGCGTGCGGCTATCCGGTGTCTATCTTGCGATGCTGACGCTCGCGTTTGCGCAGATCGTCTGGTCTGTCGTGTATCAATGGGACACGGTGACGGGCGGCAGTAACGGCATGCTCGGCATGTGGCCTTCGCCGTGGCTGTCATCGCCCATTGCGTTCTATTACCTCACGCTCGTTGCGGCGATAGCCGGCGTGTGGCTCTTGCGACGCATGCTCTTTTCACCGTTAGGCCTTGCGATGCGCGCGGGCCGCGATTCGCCGTTGCGCGCGGAAGCTATCGGCATCGGCGTTGCGCGCGTGCAATGGATCGCGTTCATTGCCGCATCGCTCGTATGCGGGCTCGCCGGTTCGCTCTATGCCTTCTCCAAAGGCAACATCTCGCCGGACGTGATTAGCGTCGGGCGTTCTGTCGATGGCCTCGTCATGGTGCTGCTAGGCGGCATTCAGACGCTTGCCGGGCCTGTCGTCGGCGCGGCCGTATTCACCTGGCTGCAGGACACGGTCGCGCGGCAAACGGATTATTGGCAGGCGCTGCTGGGCGCAAGCATTCTTCTTCTCGTGATGGCGTTTCCCCAAGGCATCGCCGGATTCGTGCGCGACCGGTTTGCGGAGGCGCGATGA
- a CDS encoding aspartate aminotransferase family protein: MNDRIDVTARYRALDAAHHMHPFSDMAELNRIGSRVIVRAQGVYLWDSQGERIIDGMAGLWCVNVGYGRRELADAAFAQMQTLPYYNTFFKTTHPRVIELSAMLATLTPEPFKRFMYCNSGSEANDTALRAVHRFWQAQGQPQKRYVIARRNAYHGSTLAGATLGGMNDMHEQMPSMLEHVAHIDQPYWFGESHGEDVETFGLARARQLEAKIIELGAENVAAFIGEPFQGAGGVIFPPSSYWPEIQRICRKHNVLLIADEVIGGFGRTGEWFAHRHFGFEPDVITMAKGLTSGYMPMGAVALSDRVADAIVEGGEFNHGFTYSGHPVAAAVALANLKLLSEEGIVARVKEDTGPYFQARLREALGAHRIVGEITGAGLVAGIQLAEDSTKRKRFANGDDIGTLCRDLCFKGNLVMRASGDRMLLSPPLVVTHAEIDEIVAKAKAAIDETARALELA, from the coding sequence ATGAACGATCGTATCGATGTCACCGCACGCTATCGCGCACTCGACGCCGCGCACCACATGCACCCGTTTTCGGATATGGCGGAACTGAACCGCATCGGCAGTCGCGTGATCGTGAGGGCGCAAGGCGTTTATCTATGGGATTCGCAAGGCGAACGCATCATCGATGGCATGGCGGGACTCTGGTGCGTGAACGTCGGCTATGGACGCCGCGAACTTGCCGATGCCGCTTTCGCGCAGATGCAAACGCTGCCCTACTACAACACGTTCTTCAAGACGACGCATCCGCGTGTCATCGAGTTATCGGCGATGCTTGCAACGCTCACGCCCGAACCGTTCAAGCGCTTCATGTATTGCAATAGCGGATCCGAAGCGAACGACACGGCGCTGCGCGCGGTGCATCGCTTCTGGCAAGCGCAGGGCCAGCCGCAAAAGCGTTATGTGATCGCGCGAAGAAATGCTTATCACGGTTCGACGCTTGCCGGCGCAACGCTCGGTGGCATGAATGACATGCACGAACAGATGCCGTCGATGCTCGAACACGTCGCGCATATCGACCAGCCTTACTGGTTCGGCGAAAGTCATGGCGAGGACGTTGAAACGTTCGGCCTTGCGCGCGCACGTCAACTCGAAGCGAAGATCATCGAGCTAGGCGCGGAGAACGTCGCCGCGTTCATCGGCGAGCCGTTTCAGGGCGCGGGCGGCGTGATCTTTCCGCCATCGAGCTATTGGCCTGAGATCCAGCGCATTTGCCGCAAGCACAATGTCTTATTGATCGCCGATGAAGTCATCGGCGGATTCGGGCGCACCGGCGAATGGTTCGCGCACCGGCATTTCGGCTTCGAGCCTGACGTCATCACCATGGCTAAAGGTCTGACAAGCGGTTATATGCCGATGGGCGCCGTTGCCTTATCCGACCGCGTCGCGGACGCGATCGTGGAAGGCGGCGAATTCAATCACGGCTTCACGTATTCGGGCCATCCGGTGGCCGCGGCGGTTGCGCTTGCGAACCTCAAGCTGCTAAGCGAAGAAGGCATCGTCGCCCGCGTGAAAGAAGACACGGGGCCGTATTTTCAGGCGCGCTTGCGCGAGGCGCTTGGCGCACATCGCATTGTCGGAGAAATAACGGGCGCGGGGCTTGTTGCGGGGATTCAGCTTGCGGAAGATTCGACTAAGCGCAAGCGCTTCGCGAATGGCGATGATATTGGAACGTTGTGCCGCGATCTGTGTTTCAAGGGCAATCTCGTGATGCGGGCAAGCGGCGACCGCATGTTGTTATCGCCGCCGCTCGTGGTCACGCATGCCGAAATAGACGAGATCGTCGCCAAGGCAAAGGCCGCAATCGACGAAACGGCACGCGCGCTCGAGCTCGCATGA
- a CDS encoding TetR/AcrR family transcriptional regulator — translation MTKTKPRSTYRHGDLRRALIDAGIELAREGGPDAIVLREATRRAGVVPNAAYRHFENRHALFSAVRSAALSSVAGAMEEELAARPRKRRRADAARAGLRAIGAGYLRFAQEETGLFRTAFAAPQAEWNPHDEPYGAGPSGLDPFQLLSRALDEMVEAGALDARRRPQAEYLAWSAVHGFALLLIEGPLQGFGAEDVEPLAGRLLSMVENGL, via the coding sequence ATGACGAAAACGAAACCAAGAAGCACTTATAGACACGGCGATTTGCGCCGCGCACTGATCGATGCCGGCATCGAACTCGCACGCGAAGGCGGCCCCGATGCCATCGTGTTGAGAGAGGCGACGCGCCGCGCGGGTGTCGTGCCGAACGCGGCCTATCGGCATTTCGAAAACAGGCACGCGCTTTTTTCGGCGGTACGCTCGGCGGCGTTGTCGTCGGTGGCCGGAGCAATGGAAGAGGAGCTTGCGGCGCGGCCGAGGAAGCGCCGCCGCGCCGATGCCGCGCGCGCCGGACTGCGCGCGATTGGCGCGGGCTATTTGCGCTTCGCGCAGGAAGAAACGGGGCTGTTTCGCACGGCCTTTGCAGCACCGCAAGCGGAATGGAATCCGCATGACGAGCCGTATGGCGCCGGACCGAGCGGCCTCGATCCGTTTCAGCTATTGAGCCGCGCGCTGGATGAAATGGTGGAGGCGGGCGCGCTCGATGCGCGGCGCCGTCCGCAGGCGGAATATCTTGCGTGGAGCGCGGTGCATGGCTTCGCGCTTCTTTTGATCGAAGGCCCGCTGCAAGGGTTCGGCGCCGAAGACGTCGAGCCGCTTGCGGGGCGCTTGTTATCGATGGTGGAGAACGGCTTGTGA
- a CDS encoding 2-hydroxyacid dehydrogenase — protein MKPNILQLNPILVPAINEKLDALYTMHRLFEQEDKDAYIAAHGASIRGVITGGHTGISNELIVKLPALQVIAVNGVGTDAVDLEFARSRGIPVTATFGALTEDVADLAIGLMITVLREICPGDDFVKSGKWPSNPSPAAIPLSRRFSGKRVGIVGLGKVGRAIAQRASAFGCPIAYTDVRRMEDVEHRFVPDLISLARESDILVLAAAADKAQGIVNAAVLDALGRDGYLINVARGKLVVEQDLVDALKGGVIAGAGLDVFVDEPNVPAELFGMDRVVLQAHRASATVESRTAMGEMVLASIAQALAGERPQGSLTT, from the coding sequence TTGAAGCCGAACATCCTGCAACTGAATCCCATCCTCGTGCCCGCGATCAATGAGAAGCTCGATGCGCTCTACACCATGCATCGCCTTTTCGAGCAGGAGGACAAGGACGCGTATATCGCCGCACACGGCGCATCGATTCGCGGCGTGATTACCGGCGGGCATACAGGCATTTCCAACGAACTCATCGTGAAGCTGCCCGCGCTGCAAGTGATTGCCGTCAACGGCGTAGGCACCGATGCCGTCGATCTGGAATTCGCGCGCTCGCGCGGCATTCCGGTCACGGCGACCTTCGGCGCGTTGACGGAAGACGTGGCCGATCTTGCCATCGGCTTGATGATTACGGTCTTGCGCGAAATATGTCCCGGCGACGACTTCGTGAAGAGCGGCAAGTGGCCTTCGAATCCGAGTCCCGCCGCCATTCCTCTGTCGCGCCGCTTTAGCGGCAAGCGCGTTGGTATCGTCGGCTTGGGCAAGGTAGGCCGCGCCATCGCGCAGCGCGCATCGGCATTCGGATGTCCCATCGCCTATACGGACGTGCGCCGCATGGAGGACGTCGAGCATCGTTTCGTGCCCGATCTGATTTCGCTCGCACGCGAAAGCGACATCCTCGTGCTTGCAGCCGCGGCGGACAAGGCGCAAGGCATCGTTAATGCGGCCGTCCTCGATGCGTTGGGCAGGGACGGTTATCTCATCAACGTTGCGCGCGGCAAGCTGGTTGTCGAACAGGATCTGGTGGATGCGCTCAAGGGCGGCGTCATCGCGGGGGCGGGACTGGACGTATTCGTCGACGAGCCGAACGTTCCCGCCGAACTCTTCGGCATGGATCGCGTGGTGTTGCAGGCGCATCGCGCGAGCGCGACAGTCGAGTCGCGCACCGCAATGGGCGAAATGGTATTGGCAAGCATCGCGCAGGCGCTCGCGGGAGAACGTCCGCAAGGCAGCCTGACGACGTAA
- a CDS encoding glutamine synthetase family protein, whose protein sequence is MERIDEFLRKHRITEIEAIIPDMAGTARGKIIPRSKFESGESMRLPQAVMIQTVTGDYPDDASFTGLTDPDMVCVPDPSTIRLIPWAVDPTAQVIHDCVHFDGTPVAISPRRVLRQVLEKYEAKGWRPVVAPELEFFLVDVNRDPDLPLQPPVGRTGRAETGRQAYSIDAVNEFDPLFEDIYAYCEVQELEVDTLIHEVGAAQMEINFLHGDALNLADRVFLFKRTVREAALRHKMYATFMAKPMESEPGSAMHVHQSIVEEESGRNLFTGRANEPTGLFYGYIAGLQKYTPALMPIFAPYINSYRRLSRFMAAPINVQWGYDNRTVGFRVPHAAPQARRIENRIPGVDCNPYLAIAATLAAGYLGMTQHLEPTAPLASDGYRMPFQLPRNLDEGLTLMGACEPLADMLGETFLRAYLALKETEYEAFFRVISSWERKHLLLHV, encoded by the coding sequence ATGGAACGCATCGACGAATTCCTGCGCAAGCATCGCATCACCGAAATCGAAGCCATTATTCCCGATATGGCAGGCACGGCGCGCGGAAAAATAATTCCGCGCAGCAAGTTCGAGTCCGGCGAGTCCATGCGCCTGCCGCAAGCCGTGATGATTCAGACCGTCACCGGCGACTATCCCGACGACGCCAGCTTTACCGGCCTCACCGATCCCGACATGGTCTGCGTGCCCGACCCTTCCACGATTCGCCTCATTCCGTGGGCCGTGGACCCCACCGCGCAAGTCATTCACGACTGCGTGCATTTCGACGGCACGCCGGTGGCCATTTCCCCTCGCCGCGTGCTCAGGCAAGTGCTCGAAAAATACGAGGCGAAGGGCTGGCGGCCGGTAGTCGCGCCCGAACTCGAGTTCTTTCTAGTGGATGTCAATCGCGACCCGGACCTGCCTTTGCAGCCGCCCGTCGGCCGCACCGGGCGCGCGGAAACCGGCAGGCAGGCCTATTCGATCGACGCCGTCAACGAGTTCGATCCGCTATTCGAAGACATTTACGCATATTGCGAAGTGCAGGAACTGGAAGTGGACACGCTCATTCACGAAGTGGGCGCGGCGCAAATGGAGATCAACTTTCTGCACGGCGATGCGCTCAATCTTGCGGACCGCGTCTTTCTCTTTAAGCGCACCGTGCGCGAAGCGGCGCTTCGCCACAAGATGTACGCGACATTCATGGCGAAGCCGATGGAAAGCGAGCCCGGCTCGGCGATGCATGTCCATCAGAGCATTGTCGAGGAAGAGAGCGGACGCAATCTCTTCACCGGACGCGCGAACGAACCCACAGGCCTTTTTTACGGCTATATCGCGGGGCTTCAGAAATACACGCCCGCGCTCATGCCGATATTCGCGCCGTATATCAATTCCTATCGAAGGCTTTCGCGCTTCATGGCGGCGCCGATCAACGTGCAATGGGGCTATGACAATCGCACGGTCGGTTTTCGCGTGCCGCATGCAGCGCCGCAGGCACGGCGCATCGAGAACCGCATACCCGGCGTCGACTGCAATCCTTATCTGGCGATAGCCGCGACCCTCGCCGCCGGCTATCTCGGCATGACGCAGCATCTCGAACCCACCGCGCCGCTCGCAAGCGACGGCTACCGCATGCCCTTTCAGTTGCCGCGCAATCTAGACGAAGGCCTCACCTTGATGGGCGCCTGCGAACCGCTTGCGGACATGCTTGGCGAGACATTCCTGCGCGCCTATCTGGCGCTCAAGGAAACGGAATATGAAGCGTTCTTCCGTGTCATCAGTTCATGGGAACGCAAACACCTGTTGCTGCATGTCTGA
- the folE gene encoding GTP cyclohydrolase I FolE produces MSATRNTHLTGSDMPADSTDRPTREEAEAAVRVLLRWAGDDPRREGLLDTPARVVRSYEEFFAGYAQNPHDILARTFSEVQGYDEMIVLKDIRFESYCEHHMVPIIGRAHVAYLPNKRVVGISKLARLVDAFAKRLQIQEKMTAQIADTLDEVLQPLGVGVILEAAHQCMSTRGVHKAGVSMVTSRMLGSFRDDPSTRREFLAIVGNQTAFSVSNT; encoded by the coding sequence ATGAGCGCCACGCGCAACACCCATCTGACCGGCTCCGACATGCCCGCTGATTCCACCGACCGTCCGACTCGCGAGGAAGCCGAAGCTGCCGTGCGCGTGCTTCTGCGCTGGGCCGGCGACGATCCCCGCCGCGAAGGGCTGCTCGACACGCCGGCGCGCGTCGTGCGTTCCTATGAAGAGTTCTTCGCGGGTTACGCGCAGAACCCGCACGACATCCTCGCCCGCACGTTTTCGGAGGTGCAGGGTTACGACGAAATGATCGTGCTCAAGGACATCCGCTTCGAGAGCTATTGCGAGCATCACATGGTGCCCATCATCGGGCGCGCGCATGTCGCGTATCTGCCGAACAAGCGCGTCGTCGGCATCTCGAAGCTCGCCCGTCTCGTCGATGCCTTCGCCAAGCGGCTTCAGATTCAGGAGAAGATGACGGCGCAGATCGCCGATACGCTCGACGAAGTGCTGCAACCGCTCGGCGTCGGCGTGATTCTCGAAGCCGCGCACCAGTGCATGTCGACGCGCGGCGTGCACAAGGCGGGCGTGTCGATGGTGACTTCGCGCATGCTCGGCTCTTTCCGCGACGATCCTTCCACGCGCCGCGAATTTCTCGCCATCGTCGGCAATCAGACCGCCTTCAGCGTATCGAACACGTAA
- a CDS encoding nuclear transport factor 2 family protein, whose protein sequence is MTVANDRALDETRIRELTEAWRQAVLAKDAAALVEHYAPDVVVFDVVPPASMTGVQRYRENWQRWFDSIDGPLAFEIREMHISVSGELAYMHAINRVAAGGRDDIVRATVCFRKIDGDWRVVHEHASVPLIMDMDPDEAS, encoded by the coding sequence ATGACCGTTGCGAACGATCGTGCGCTCGACGAGACGCGCATTCGCGAACTCACCGAAGCATGGCGGCAGGCCGTGCTTGCGAAAGACGCCGCTGCGCTCGTCGAACATTACGCGCCGGATGTCGTCGTGTTCGATGTCGTACCGCCCGCTTCGATGACCGGCGTGCAACGTTACCGCGAGAACTGGCAGCGCTGGTTCGACAGCATCGACGGCCCGTTGGCATTCGAAATACGCGAGATGCATATCAGCGTGAGCGGCGAGCTTGCTTATATGCATGCGATCAACCGCGTGGCGGCGGGCGGGCGCGACGACATCGTGCGCGCGACAGTGTGCTTCAGAAAGATCGACGGCGACTGGCGCGTCGTGCACGAACATGCGTCGGTGCCGCTCATCATGGACATGGACCCCGACGAAGCGTCATGA